GGTGCTGTTTCTTTTCAAATATAGGCTGTGGACACTCTGTAAAACAGCATCTGTTTGGTCCCAAATGTTGACAATGTGACTTCTGTGCACAGATCTGGGTTTTAAAAGCattatttacacttttttttttagctagaAACTAAAATCTAGAATTCTCTACTCTTGACTTTTAATCCTGTGTGATGAGATGTGCAGCATTtacttgtttttcctttaatgtgtgcatcaaatttacattaaatgtaGTACGTAGTTGTTGAAAGGCACACTTAAAGATCAAATCAGCAGTAAGCTTATGTGTGTTTAAAGATACCAAGGAGGGTAAAAATGAGGTCCAGTGTGAAAAGAATGAGGTTCACATAGGTCATGAACGCAACCATAAACTGAATGGCCCAGATACAGAAGCTGGGTGGACAGTCACTGGGACGAGGATTGtttttgaacataaaaatgGGCCACATGATAGCAGCAAATACATACAGCAAAACTGAGATCACcagaaatataaacacaaacctGTCCAAGTTAAAGGGCAAACActtcttcagttttttcagGATGTTGGTGGCTATGATTACAGGCAGGATGGGGAAAGGAATAGCATATGCTATAACACACAAGATCAGAGCCGGCTTGTCTCTGTAACCAGTCAGTGATATAAAAATCATGCAGCTCACAAATGCCTCCAAAACTTTCCAGAATCCAGGCAGAGCAGCCAGGTAGCTCCCTTTCTTCTTGTCCACAAATTTATCCTTCACCACCTCAAGCAGGTAGACTAAGCCACACAAGAAAGCACATATAGTCACTATCCAGCCGTACAGGCATTTCAGGCATGCATAGAAGTTGGCATAGGTGATAGCCACAGAGACAGTCATGAGCGCAGAGGACATGGCCATCCCTGTGGCGAAGTCAGACCAGTCCAGGCAAAACATATTGAGTATTATATCCAGCTTGAACATCTCAATGAGGGTGATGATGAGGGTCATGATGGGGCAGAAGGCCCAGGTGAACATGGCGTAGTTCCAGTAGGTATGGCTGCTCCCTCCTCTGAAGGCACCCAGGAGAAAGGTGACCAGACACAGAATGATCTGAGCCATGTGGAGCCCACCTCGGCCGGACATCAGAGTAGAAGGAgaaaacacagctttggacaTTGTGTCCTTAATACTATCCATTATTCCCATCTCTCTTTGAATGAGCAGAAGTGCTGTTGAAACACCTTCACTGTGTACGTCCTCACAGGCAGCTGCTAGAGACTGAAATgagatgtgttttcagttgttttactGCCTCCAACTGCCTTTCCCACAGACCTCTGGTTAGATAATATTCATAAAACAGAAGATGAGTAGTGATAAATGTCAACTGCAGCAcatatgaaatgaatgaaatcctTTGTCTCTGAGAGCATGACTATGTAAAGGGATATTATTATGTTAtagtaatttaatattttttgttgtctttgtgtcctttttcaataaaactttaataaaatatataatttctaGGTGtaggatgtttttttctacatgaAACCACAATGAGCAGTGAAATAAAGAAGAGGATTTCCAGTGATGTCATTCTTTGCTGCCTGATCAACAGTACATTTATCCTGGTCCTGCAAGAAgcaatgctctttttttttcttttttgactcAAGTTGCATCACCAGTAGACCCAGATGTGACGTGCCTGCTATCCGAAATGAGATCCACTGGCTGTGTGCCTGTGCTGGTTTAATGATTGTTAGCCTAAAGAGGGAAGCAGAGTACATTGATGCATATTCAATGAATTAAACTGTAAAACTTAGTAACTTCAGCCATTTGATGGGTGGAGCATGTTTGGGCCTGGAAGGAGTCCTGTGAGTCAAATTCAGAGCAAA
This sequence is a window from Thunnus albacares chromosome 20, fThuAlb1.1, whole genome shotgun sequence. Protein-coding genes within it:
- the LOC122971436 gene encoding myeloid-associated differentiation marker-like protein 2; translation: MGIMDSIKDTMSKAVFSPSTLMSGRGGLHMAQIILCLVTFLLGAFRGGSSHTYWNYAMFTWAFCPIMTLIITLIEMFKLDIILNMFCLDWSDFATGMAMSSALMTVSVAITYANFYACLKCLYGWIVTICAFLCGLVYLLEVVKDKFVDKKKGSYLAALPGFWKVLEAFVSCMIFISLTGYRDKPALILCVIAYAIPFPILPVIIATNILKKLKKCLPFNLDRFVFIFLVISVLLYVFAAIMWPIFMFKNNPRPSDCPPSFCIWAIQFMVAFMTYVNLILFTLDLIFTLLGIFKHT